A window of Mytilus edulis chromosome 10, xbMytEdul2.2, whole genome shotgun sequence contains these coding sequences:
- the LOC139490758 gene encoding large ribosomal subunit protein uL23m-like — MASKLAKFGKFHSRIPLWKQKVPNYPLYQQGGPQNRILLCHFWMKLIKPHREVPKNQVHFEVHPQMSKHDIKQYLEKIYNVPVLKIAVNNEDGKPGVYKQKPYEEPKKKAYVTLAGGQTFEYPDVSSIMSQYEKDKDEFETTDRAFLRQQQKNWDRLSIPPWFRR; from the exons ATGGCATCAAAACTAGCAAAATTTGGCAAATTTCATTCAAGAAt CCCATTGTGGAAACAGAAAGTACCCAACTATCCATTGTATCAGCAAGGTGGACCACAGAATCGTATATTATTATGTCACTTTTGGATGAAATTGATCAAACCACACAGAGAAGTTCCAAAAAATCAAGTTCATTTTGAGGTTCACCCGCA AATGAGCAAGCATGATATAAAGCAGTATTTAGAGAAAATATATAATGTTCCTGTGTTAAAGATTGCTGTAAATAATGAAGACG GCAAACCTGGAGTATACAAACAAAAGCCATATGAAGAACCAAAGAAAAAGGCATATGTAACATTG GCAGGTGGGCAGACGTTTGAATACCCTGATGTGTCATCTATAATGAGTCAGTATGAAAAAGACAAAGACGAATTTGAAACAACAGATAGAGCCTTCCTAAGACAGCAACAGAAAAACTGGGATAGACTTAGTATACCACCATGGTTTAGAagataa
- the LOC139490759 gene encoding serine-aspartate repeat-containing protein E-like: MPSSLNRSRPLRQTCPITRKESEQLFDLFLHLQSNPTEEEKPTNDNCLNSVEKEDCNCVEDLPEFKRSDSYRKATQRFSLEDVVETMTFKKEDYDHKKYKSLPIDRTSKITHTENKSKLQVGRKNKLNRQKSGTVPSSDSDNNTSPPENRKKKSVVQRTKERIIFILWKDKKHGDKNISKESKRTPTPHHGNDSVLKVNNNKGQISTTSNDAEIIERKKNNISIKARTSENSKGSHSNQQSPTQNMAPNSKSPARDRRYKTQVSREEITNMFEKCLSSAEVKEEPYTFPAKRIHKRKDFSPGRDISFADGIKDKKSGLKLDLGPFTNGFKVESHTTVIQEDKTIVNDGTTRTLLTDRRTIERTFSLEVDGCNDDEVDGPMGSTLKEVDRLQTGDESQEPLTSSEQEKMIEEIARRLNRIADDCVQRMGAGGTSPLQGATAGPLLSPASQGRKLAKDLVDELRKEGDRLSREMNLPANLLPIVMDMVKQITYDHFKDLVKKALCETIGWDQVALYFYISKAAIVMAGAGGSIACKLKDMAVRYFHEELSPWIYDRGGLETMLEETDSEVD, from the exons ATGCCTTCATCATTAAACAGAAGTCGCCCGCTGAGACAAACCTGTCCTATAACTAGAAAGGAAAGCGAACAGTTATTTGATCTTTTTCTTCATCTGCAATCAAATCCAACAGAAGAGGAAAAACCGACAAATGATAATTGTTTGAATAGCGTTGAAAAAGAGGACTGTAACTGTGTTGAGGACCTTCCTGAATTCAAGCGTTCTGATAGTTACAGGAAAGCTACACAAAGATTTTCGCTTGAGGATGTTGTAGAAACCATGACTTTTAAGAAAGAGGATTATGATCACAAGAAATATAAGTCTCTGCCAATTGACAGAACATCGAAGATCACTCATACTGAAAACAAATCAAAGTTGCAAGTAGGGagaaaaaataaacttaatagaCAGAAATCTGGCACTGTTCCGTCGTCTGATAGTGACAATAACACAAGTCCACCTGAAAACCGAAAGAAAAAAAGTGTCGTGCAAAGGACTAAGGAAAGAATCATATTCATACTCTGGAAAGATAAGAAACATGGTGATAAAAATATATCTAAGGAATCTAAAAGGACACCGACCCCTCATCATGGTAATGATAGTGTACTGAAAGTTAACAACAATAAAGGTCAAATATCAACCACTTCAAACGATGCTGAGATTATCGAACGAAAGAAAAATAATATTAGTATCAAAGCAAGAACGTCTGAAA ATTCCAAAGGATCACATTCAAACCAACAAAGTCCCACTCAGAACATGGCACCAAATTCTAAGTCGCCCGCGCGTGACAGAAGATACAAAACTCAAGTCTCACGTGAAGAAATTACTAATATGTTCGAAAAATGCCTATCGTCTGCCGAAGTTAAAGAGGAACCATACACATTTCCCGCTAAAAGGATCCACAAGAGAAAAGACTTCAGTCCAGGTAGAGATATTTCATTTGCTGATGGAATTAAAGATAAGAAATCTGGACTTAAATTAGACCTAGGTCCTTTTACTAATGGGTTTAAAGTAGAATCACATACAACAGTAATTCAGGAGGACAAAACCATAGTAAATGATGGAACAACGCGGACTTTGTTAACTGATAGAAGGACAATTGAGAGAACGTTCTCTTTGGAAGTGGATGGTTGCAATGATGATGAAGTTGATGGTCCAATGGGTTCTACTTTGAAGGAGGTAGATCGATTACAAACAG GAGACGAATCACAAGAGCCTTTAACATCGTCAGAGCAGGAAAAAATGATAGAAGAAATAGCTAGAAGACTAAATAGAATAGCTGACGACTGTGTCCAGCGCATGGGAGCTGGAGGAACTTCACCTCTCCAAGGCGCTACTGCTGGACCTTTGTTGTCACCCGCGTCTCAAG GTAGGAAGCTTGCCAAAGACTTAGTGGATGAACTAAGAAAGGAAGGAGATAGATTATCCCGAGAG ATGAATTTGCCTGCTAATCTTTTACCGATAGTAATGGACATGGTCAAGCAAATAACCTACGACCATTTCAAAGACTTAGTGAAGAAGGCTTTGTGCGAGACGATAGGATGGGACCAGGTTgctttgtatttttatatttctaaagcAGCTATTGTGATGGCCGGGGCTGGTGGAAGTATTGCCTGTAAACTAAAGGACATGGCGGTTAGATATTTCCACGAGGAATTATCTCCATGGATATACGATAGAGGTGGATTG gaaACTATGCTAGAAGAAACAGATTCGGAGGTTGACTGA
- the LOC139490761 gene encoding uncharacterized protein produces MKKRDQLIIPSQRKIFECYKKTGRQENILLIGTIGAGKSATINTITATLSGERSYKAPTGSKGTHMHKDGRRRTTTHLIWYNKCGIDGAKQKDRTVPKAFPHLVDMTGLADTCTKDQQELLEMIVTGRIPDQTSIPALQDIQNANGSWWQMKRDFPFSMNSRKIHKILFVASADEPIPKHLIQSVKNVAQPDGSRRNMNPRYIPIFGILTKTDLVDWKDAKILEREDEFLEFLGIDSASCYARWKNDVDGEYTSSHLLFLSKLLSPDVRIVLDQRSVCGYLLDSFIEHPILFMSVTVLCVAIGYCYFSSLSLTFGNWK; encoded by the exons ATGAAGAAACGAGACCAGCTTATAATACCATCccaaagaaaaatatttgaatgctACAAGAAAACTGGACGGCAGGAAAATATACTGCTCATTGGTACGATAGGGGCTGGTAAATCTGCGACAATTAATACAATTACAGCAACGTTGTCGGGAGAAAGATCGTACAAAGCTCCCACTGGGAGCAAGGGTACACATATGCATAAAGATGGACgaagaagaacaacgacacattTGATTTG GTACAACAAATGTGGTATCGACGGTGCAAAACAGAAAGACAGGACTGTCCCAAAAGCTTTTCCTCATCTGGTTGATATGACTGGTTTAGCAGACACGTGTACCAAAGATCAACAAGAATTGTTAGAAATGATAGTTACTGGAAGAATCCCTGACCAGACTTCTATTCCTGCCTTACAGGACATTCAGAATGCAAATGGGTCATGGTGGCAAATGAAGAGAGATTTTCCATTTTCAATGAATAGTCGTAAAAtccataaaatattgtttgtggcCAGCGCTGATGAACCTATACCGAAACACTTAATTCAGTCTGTGAAAAATGTGGCACAGCCTGATGGTAGTAGAAGAAACATGAACCCAAGAT ATATCCCTATATTTGGAATATTGACAAAGACAGACTTAGTAGACTGGAAAGATGCTAAAATTCTAGAACGCGAGGACGAATTTTTAGAATTCCTCGGAATCGATTCAGCATCTTGTTATGCTCGATGGAAGAATGATGTCGATGGCGAATATACGAGCAgccatcttctttttctttctaaATTGTTATCCCCGGACGTACGAATTGTTCTAGATCAAAGAAGTGTATGTGGATATCTATTAGACTCGTTTATTGAACATCCTATTCTCTTCATGTCTGTTACAGTTCTTTGTGTTGCAATAGGTTATTGTTATTTCTCCTCGTTATCACTGACTTTCGGAAACTGGAAGTGA